The genomic region CAATTGTACACTGTGTTTAATTGTTGATCACTTCACCGCGCTGGTTTTTGAAGGTTAGTTTTTTCCCCTAATTGTTGATGAGATCACACCAGTTTTATGCtagtatttttcaaaataaattaaatgatttcAATCCGGAAACGCGATCGTCACTGCGGAGTGCACTGAAAACACGTGCGCATTGAAACGCGGCTACCGAGCAACTGATTAGTCTTATGGCGTGTGTTTGGTAGCTCCTTCTCGTTGAACAAAACACGACGATGACCAATTTTACATACGAATAAcggtttttttgtattctcGCGGAAAGTCGCGACGAAAACGTTGGCCAGATGAACCAACGTCGCGGGCCAGTGCCGCCGCGAGTTTCCGCGActtgtttgaaattaaatatgGCCGATTAGGGCTACTTTTAGGTTACTTTGACATTTTGGGTGATCACAATTTGTCGCAGAAAAGCCAGTAGCGGGAttgtcgcagcgccgtgtAGACGTTCGGTAAGTTTGTTGTAATAATCTTGGTTCGAAAACTAGAATAAATAGCAAAATTATACTTTCAACAAAATAGTCTGTCGTAATAGAACTTTTTTTTAGAGGTCACATGCGTCCCTCTCCACGTCGTTAATTCCGGCAAATTATCTATTATTTCACGCTTCGTAACCCGGGGTTTCTTACCTTTGTTCAAGTAACCCTAGTCAAAACGTAAATATTTTGCATTGACAACTGTCAATTGTTGAAATTGCTGCcgagtgttttgtttatctgGCTTCATTTCATAAATAAGAAAATCAATCTGGAACGATGTTCACAGACGTGAACGTGGACGTTTTTGTGAGCAATTATACGATTATTGACCCAGAAATTTACCAACTATGGGTAGAAGGTTATTCCTGTGAGTAAAAAACCGATCCCTGCTTCAGGACCAAAACAGGTCAGAATGTGTAATTGTTTTAGATCTTTTCAGCTTTGGAAGCAGTTGCATTGCTTAAGCAAAAGGGAGGTATATTTGTCGAGGTGCAGCACGAGTTGATTGCATCGGACGTACAGGACCACTATCGCACCTACGCCATGCTGGAAAAGTTTCTCCATGCCCCGCCGAAGCTTTCCGGGCAGCTTACATTCCAAATCTGCCCACAGGACCGGTCGTTACTGATCGACAGTTACTACTCGCTCGATGATACGGTTGCCCGGGAGTTGTTTGGCAAGAAGTTCAACTCGCGCAATCGGAAGGACCTAGACGAGGTGGCAGAAAAAACGGGGGTGCGATTGAAGTCCTGCCGCCGTCAGTTCGATAATGTGAAGCGCATTTTTAAGGCCGTTGAGGAAACGCAGGGAAACATTGCGAATAACATTCGTCAGCATTTTGTACTGCCGGAGGAGTTGGCGCAGAAGTACGCAGCGGTAGTGTTTATAGCCTGTCTACGGTTTGAGACGACCAAGCGGAAGCTACAATATTTGAACTTTAAAGATTTTTACGAATGTGCTCAGGTGAGTTGAAGGTGCTGCACACCATACGACAGAGCAGTTTGTTACTTTAgactttttttactttaaaggTATTGATGACTTACTGGACATATACTTATCAACACTCCGGTGCTGACTATTTGGATACCGAAATGGACAAAGAGTTTCTGCTGGATCTTCGCGACATACGAGATCTGTTGgacaaggaaaaggaaataaaacagtaAGTAATTTGTTGCTAATCAGATTTGCTCCTGTTTATCATGTTTGAATTAGCTTttggtttcaattttgtttgttggctTGTAATATGACGGTGGAAAAATTGCACATCCTAAATTTTGTCTGCATTCATTTGTGCATGTACATTTCATACATTTCATTTCTATTGCGACTGGATAGTAATATCGTTGTTTATGTTTCCAGTTTAGTAGCTCTGCGTCTCAAGCCCACCCTTC from Anopheles coustani chromosome 3, idAnoCousDA_361_x.2, whole genome shotgun sequence harbors:
- the LOC131272729 gene encoding acidic fibroblast growth factor intracellular-binding protein isoform X1 gives rise to the protein MFTDVNVDVFVSNYTIIDPEIYQLWVEGYSSLEAVALLKQKGGIFVEVQHELIASDVQDHYRTYAMLEKFLHAPPKLSGQLTFQICPQDRSLLIDSYYSLDDTVARELFGKKFNSRNRKDLDEVAEKTGVRLKSCRRQFDNVKRIFKAVEETQGNIANNIRQHFVLPEELAQKYAAVVFIACLRFETTKRKLQYLNFKDFYECAQVLMTYWTYTYQHSGADYLDTEMDKEFLLDLRDIRDLLDKEKEIKHLVALRLKPTLLERAYQEVENNFRTYYRAIIMIACNLHRTREMRLLFVEMTERLIEPWKQNGWTKDQVQLFLQCIWKCVLDLEVPRDNQDIRCLWDRYMQVMNVCLCRMYHS
- the LOC131272729 gene encoding acidic fibroblast growth factor intracellular-binding protein isoform X2 — encoded protein: MLEKFLHAPPKLSGQLTFQICPQDRSLLIDSYYSLDDTVARELFGKKFNSRNRKDLDEVAEKTGVRLKSCRRQFDNVKRIFKAVEETQGNIANNIRQHFVLPEELAQKYAAVVFIACLRFETTKRKLQYLNFKDFYECAQVLMTYWTYTYQHSGADYLDTEMDKEFLLDLRDIRDLLDKEKEIKHLVALRLKPTLLERAYQEVENNFRTYYRAIIMIACNLHRTREMRLLFVEMTERLIEPWKQNGWTKDQVQLFLQCIWKCVLDLEVPRDNQDIRCLWDRYMQVMNVCLCRMYHS